The genomic window AGGTGCACTTTGGCGGATACGAGCTTCGACATCGTGGTCATCGGCGCGGGCCCCGGCGGGTACGTCGCCGCCATCAAGGCCGCGCAGCTTGGCTACAAGACCGCGTGCGTGGAGGAAGACGCGCTCGGCGGCATCTGCCTCAACTGGGGGTGCATCCCCACCAAGGCGCTGCTGGAGAGCGCGGCCATGATCACGCACCTGGGGCACGCCCAGGAGTTCGGCGTCACCGTCGGCGAGATCAAGACCGACCTCGCGCAGGCCGTCAAGCGCTCGCGCCAGGTGAGCGAACGGCTGGTGAAGGGGATCGGCTTCCTCTTCAAGAAGAACAAGATCACCCACCTCCCCGGCCGCGGGCGCCTCGCCGGCGGCGGGAAGGTGGAGGTGACGGCCAAGGACGGGTCGAAGTCCACCGTCGCGGCCAAGCACATCATCATCGCCACCGGCAGCAAGCCGCGCGACCTGCCGTTCCTGCGCATCGACCACGACCGCGTGTGGGACTCCACCGACGCCATGATCCCGCAGTCGCCACCCAAGACGCTGGCGGTGATCGGCGCGGGGGCCATCGGAATGGAGTTCGCGGACGTGCACAGCGCCTTCGGCACGCAGATCACCATCATCGAGGCCGCCGACCGCGTGCTGCCGCTGGAGGACAAGGACGTCTCCGCCGTGGTGGAGAAGGCGTACCGCAAGCGCGGGATGACGATCCTGACCGGCGCCAAGCTGGAAAAGGCGGACATCGGCAAGGACGGCGTGACGCTCACCGTGAAGACGGCCAAGGGCGAGACGCAGACGATCCAGGCGGAGCGCGTCCTTTCAGCCATCGGCCGCGTGCCGCTGACCGAGGACATCGGGCTGGAGAAGGCGGGGGTGAAGCTCACCGACCGCGGCTTCATCGAGGTGGACCGCCAGCTGCGCACGAACGTGGAGGGGATCTACGCGATCGGCGACGTGGCGGGGCCGCCGCTGCTGGCGCACAAGGGCTCTCACGAAGGCGTGGCGTGCGTGGAGGCGATCCACGGCGACAAGCACGCGGGGATCGACTACTCCAACATCCCCAACTGCACCTACTGCCACCCCGAGGTCGCGTCGGTCGGCCTCACCGAGGCACAGGCGCGTGAGAAGGGGCACGACGTGGAGATCGGCTCCTTCCCCTGGAGCGCCAACGGCCGCGCCCTCACGGCCGGCGACTCGGAAGGGTTCGTCAAGGTGATCCGCGACAAGAAGTACGGCGAGATCCTGGGCGCGCACCTGGTGGGCCCGCACGCCACTGAGCTGATCGCCGAGTTCGTCGTCGGGCGGCACCTGGAGGCCACCATGGAGGAGATGGACCGCGCGATGCACCCGCACCCCACGCTCTCCGAGGCGGTGGCGGAGGCGGCGCTGGCGTCGATGGGGCACGCGCTGCACATCTAGCGGGAGGCCGGTACGATGGGATGGAGGCGCGGGGCAGCGGATGCTCTCCGCGCCTCTTTGCTTAGGTGGATCGCGGCCGCAGCCGGGGGATAAATCCCCCGGCTGGAACCACGCGAAGACGGCTGAAGCCGTCTCGAGTGGCCTGCGTGGTGTGTTCGTTTTGCGGAGTGTGTCGTCCTAGCTGTTGTGCGGGCTTCGCTCGCCCGGGGCCGCGGGGGGTGAGAAGTTTTTCTTTGTCTTTCCTCTGTGTCTCTGTGTCTCTGTGTGAGATTGCTGTTTTCCGTCCTCCCGAGCCTGTCCATGATGCCCAGTCTCCGCCGTCTTCTCGCCGCCGCCGTGGTCGCCGCGGCCATGTTCGCGCCCTCGCAGGGGGATGCGCAGCGGGTCGTGCGCGTTCCGCCGCTGTATCCCACGTCGCCGCCACGGGTGATCGGGCTGGGGACCGTGGATACGACGGGGCTCCAGTTCCGCGTGTCGCAGGGGCGGGTGCTGGGGACGGCGGCGCTCCCCGCCACGCAAGGAGAGAGGATCAGCGCGCTGGAGGCGGCGCGCGTGCTGGCGCGCGCACGGCCGCTGGCGCCCGATTCGGCGGCGCGCGACAGCTTCCACTTCCCCGCGCAGACGATGCCCGCGCCGCGAGCCGGGGCCACCGTGGTCACCGGCTTCCCGTCGCGCGACACGGCGGGGTCGGTGCCGGTGCCGCGGATGGGGACGGGGGCGCTGACGGTCACGCGGCGCGCGCCGGAAGGAGAGGTGCCGCTGGGCGCGGAGGTGACGATCGCCTTTTCGCAGCCGATGGTGCCGCTCTCGTCCGTCGGCAACGTGGAGGCGCGGGCGGTGCCGGCGCGGCTTTCTCCGCAGGCGCCGGGGCGGTGGCAGTGGATCGACGTGAGGACGCTGCGCTTCGAGCCGCAGGGGCGCCTCCCGATGGCGACGGAGTTCACGGTGGAGATCCCCGCCGGCACCACGTCGGCCACGGGCGGGCGGCTGGCGGAGGCGGTGCGCTGGACCTTCGCCACCCCCGCGCCCCGGGCCACGGGCGGGTGGCCGTACGGCGGCGCGACGGGATTGCGGCCCGTGATCGTCGCCCGCTTCGACCAGAACGTGAACCCCGCGGCCGTCCTCGCAAGCGTCGTGGTGCAGGCCGGCGGCGCGCGCGTGCCCGTGCGCATGGCCACGGCATCGGAGGTGGAGGCGGACGCGGATGCGCAGGCGCGCGTGCGCGGGCTGGAGGCGGGGCGCTGGATCGCCTTCCGCCCGGTCAACCCGCTGCCCAACAACGTTGAGGTCACGGTCACGATCGCGCCCGGCACTCCATCGGCCGAGGGGCCGCGGCGCACGGTGGACACCCAGGTGTGGAGCTTCCGCACCTTTGGGCCGTTCCGCTTCGTGCGCGGCAACTGCGGCTACGGAGGCCTGTGCCGCCCGGGGATGCCGTTCGTCCTCGAGTTCTCCAACCCGCTGGCCGACTCCCTCTTCGACGCATCGCTCGTGCGCGTGGAGCCCGCCATCGAGGGGATGCGCATCGCCCCGCAGGGCAACTCGCTGATGATCATGGGGCGGACGCGGCCCAACACGCGCTACACCGTGCGGGTGGACGCGGGGCTGCGCGACAGGTTCGGGCAGCGGCTCGCGGGGCCGGCCACGGCGTCGTTCCAGGTGGGCGCGCCGGTGGCCCAGCTCTGGTCCGCGAACAACATGGTGGTGCTGGATCCGCAGGGGCCGCGCTCCGTCTCCGTGTTCGCGCGGGGGCACCAGCGGCTGCGCGTGCGGGTGCTCCGCGTGGCGCCCGAGGACTGGCTCACCTTCGGCCAGAGGGGCGGGCGTGAGCGCGGAGAGCCGATGCGGCTCCCCGGCCGCGAGGTCTCCAGCCGGCTCGTGCAGCCGGGCGGCCAGCCCGGCGACACGCGCGAGGTGGCGGTGGACCTGACGCCCGCGCTGGACGGCGGGCTGGGGCAGGTGGTGGTGGCGGTGGAGGCGGTCGAGGGCGCCACGGCGGGGGAGCGCAACCAGGGCGTGTATCTGTGGGTGCAGGCCACGCGCATCGGCCTCACCGCGTTCGGCGACATGACCGACCTGACGGCGTGGACGAGCTCGCTGGTGGACGGGCGCCCGCTCCCGGGCGTGGAGGTGAGGCTGCATCCCGCCGGCGCCGCGGCCACCACCGGCGCGGACGGGCTGGCGACGATGGGGCTTCCGTCCGGGACGGAGCGCTCGCTCATCGTGGCGCGGTCGGGGGGCGACGTCGCGATCCTGGCGCCGGGGATGGGCAACGCGGGGTGGGTGCACCTGGGGCGCCAGCCGGAGCAGGCGCATACCGCGTGGTACACCTTCACCGACCGCAACCTGTACCGCCCCGGCGAGACGGTGCGCTTCAAGGGGTGGGCGCGGCGGATGTCGTTCGGAAAGGACGGCGCCCTCACGCTTCCCGGCCGCGGCGCCGTGGACTACCTGGTGCGCGACTCGCGCGGCAACGAGATCGGCAAGGGGACGGCGCAGCTCACGGAGCTGGGCGGCTTCGACGCGTCGTTCGTGGTGCCGCAGGGGGCCAACCTGGGCCACGCATCCATCCAGGTGAGCCTGGCCGGGTCGCCGAACGATTCGCACGGCTTCTCCTTCCTGATGCAGGAGTTCCGCAGGCCCGAGTACGAGGTCTCCGTCACGGCCGACGAGGGCCCGCACTTCGTGGGCGGCGGAGCGGAGGTGGTGGCGCGCGCGTCGTACTTCAGCGGCGGCGGCCTTCCCGGCGCACCGGTGGAGTGGCGGGTGACGGCGGCGCCCGGCTTCTTCTCCCCGCCGGGGTGGGACGAGTGGAGCTTCGGCCCCACGCGCCCCTGGTGGTGGTGGATGGATGGCGACGATGACGGCGAGGAGGACGAGACTTTCAGCGGCGTCACCGACGCGTCGGGGGCGCACGCGATCCGGCTGGACTTCGACCGCGCCGTTCCCCCGCGCCCCTTCCAGGTGACGGCGTACGCCACCGTCACCGACGTCAACCGGCAGACGTGGACCTCCAGCGCGTCGCTCCTGGTGCACCCGTCCGCGGTGTACCTGGGGATGAGGACGCCCCGCTCGTGGCTCGAAGCGGGCGACACGATGGAGCTGGAGATGATCGCGGTGGGGCTGGACGGGAAGCCGGTCACCGGCCGCACCATCGACGTGCGCATCCGCCGCAACGAATGGCGCTTCGACGACGGGCGCTGGCGCGAGGTGGAGGCGGGGAGTGAGGCGTGCTCCCGCGTCTCCGGCACGACGCCGGTGCGCTGCACCTTTCGCGTCGTCGGCGGCGACTACCGCATCGAGGGGGTGACCACCGACGCGCAGGGCCGCCGCACCTTCACCACGCTGCGCATGTGGGTGGCGGGCCCCGGCGTGCGCTTCCCCGGCCGCGGCGAGGAGAACGAGGCGCGGCGGGTGGAGATGATCCCGGACAGGGAGCGCTACGCCGTGGGCGACACGGCGCGCATCCTCCTGCGCCTCCCCTTCCAGCCGGCGCGCGGGGTGGTGACGATCGGGCGGAACGGGATCGTGAGGACGGAGCCGCTCGCCACCGAGGGGGCCACGCACACGCTGCGCATCCCCATCACCGAGGCGGACGTGCCGAACGTGTGGGTGCAGGTGGACGTGACCGGCGCGACCTCCGGCGGCACTGAGGAGCTTCCGACGGCGCGCGGCGTGGACATGGCGGCGGGCACGGTGATGCTGCGCGTGCCGCCGCTCACCCGCACGCTCACCGTGCGCGCAGTGCCGTCCGACAGCACCATGCTGCCGGACGCGGAGGGCTCCGTTGAGGTGGAGGTCCGCGACGCGGGCGGGCGTCCCGTCGCGGGCGCCGAGGTGGCGGTGGTGGTGGTGGACGAGGCGGTGCTCGCGCTGAGCGGCTATCGCATCCCCGATCCGCTCGCGCTCTTCTACCCGGAGCGCGCGCCGGGGATCAACACGCTGCACCTGCGGCCGCTGGTCCGCGTAGTTGCGCCCGACTTCGCGCCGGCGCCGGGTACGCTGGTGGGGCGTGTGGTCAACGTGCAGACCGGGGAGCCGGTGGGCGGCACGCGGGTGTCGGTGCAGGGCTCCGGCCTCTCTGCCGTGGCCGATGCGCAGGGCCGTTTCCGCATCCGCGGCGTGCCGCAGGGGACGCTGACCTTGATCACGATGCAGGAGGGCTACGACGGCGCCAGCCAGACCGTACGCGTCGGCACGGACGCGACTGCGCCGCTGGTGCTCTACCTCGTCTCCGAGCAGGTGCGGCGGGAAGAGGCGATGGCGGACAGGGCGGGGAACGGAGTGGTGTACGAAAGACTGACCGCCACCGGCGCGGCCGCCAGCGCGCCGATGCCGGTGTCCGCTCCGCCCCCGCCGCCGCCTCCTCCTCCTGTGGAAGCGCCGATGTTGCAGGGGCGCGCGACCGGCATCATGCTCCGCGGGCTATCCCCGGGGAAGCCGACGACCATCGCCGTCCGCACCAATTTCGACCCGCTGGCCGTGTGGATGGCCGCCGTGCGCACAGACGCGCAGGGGCGGGTGCGGGTGCCGTTCAAGATTCCGTCGAACCTGACGCGCTACCGGGTGACGGCGGTCGCGGTGGAGGGCGCCACGCGCTTCGGGCTGGGCGAAAGCGCCATCACCGCGCGCCAGCCGCTGATGGTGAGGCCGTCGCCGCCGCGCTTCCTCAACTTCGGCGATCGCTTCGAGCTTCCCGTCGTGCTCCAGAACACCACGGGTGCGCCGATGGTGGTGCAGGTGGCGGCGCGCGCCGTGGGGGTGAGCTTCACCGATCCGGGCCGGCGCGTCACCATCCCGGCACGCGACCGGGTGGAGGTGCGCCTGGCCGCGGAGGCCGTGCAGGCCGGGCAGGCGCGCTTCCAGGTGGTGGCCGCCGGGGCGGACGGCGCGACAGACGCGGCGGAGTTCTCGCTCCCCGTCTACACCCCGGCCACGGCCGAGGCGTTCGCCACCTACGGCAACCTGGCCCAGGGCGCGGCCACCCTGCCGCTCGACGTGCCGATGGACGTCATCCCGTCGTTCGGCGGGCTGGAGGTGACCACTTCGTCCACTGCGCTGAGCGAGCTGACGGACGCCTTCCTCTACCTGGTGAGCTACCGCTACGAAGGGACGGAGCAGATCGCGTCGCGGATGATCGCCGTGGCGGCCCTGCGCGACGTGCTGGGCGCCGTCAACGCGGAGGGGCTGCCCTCGGCGGACTCGCTGCGCGCCTCGGTCGCGTCGGACGTGCGGCTGCTGGCGGCGCGCCAGAACGGCGACGGCGGGTTCGCTTGGTGGCAGCGCGGGCGCGAGTCGGCGCCGTACGCCAGCATCCACGCCGCGCACGCCCTGCAGCGGGTGCGCGAGGCCGGCTACGACGTGCCGGCGGAAGTCTTCAACCGCGCGCGCAGCTACCTGCGCGCCATCCCCGGCAACCTGCCGCGGGCGTACCCCGCGGACGCACGCCGCGCGCTGCACGCCTACGCCCTCTACACCCGCCGCCGCATGGGCGACGACGTGTCGGGCGACGTGCGCAGGCTGGTGACCGAGGCGGGCGGGGTGAACCAGCTCCAGCTGGAGACGGCCGGGTGGCTCCTCTCGGCGACGGCGGGGGAGCGCGGGCCGGCGGCGGTGCGCGACTCGCTGCTGACCCTGGTGAACAACCGCGCCACGGAGACGGCCACGACGGCCACCTTCGCCACGCGCTACACGGAGGGCGAGTACCTGCTGCTCCACTCGTCGCGGCGCACGGACGCGGTGGTGCTGGAAGGGCTGCTGGCCGCCGATCCACGCAACGAGCTGGTGGCCAAGACGGTGCGCGGGCTGCTGGGCAACCGCGTGCGCGGACGCTGGAGCAACACGCAGGAGAACGCGTGGGTGCTGCTGGCGGTGCAGCGCTACTTCCGCGAGTACGAGGCGCAGACTCCCGACTTCGTCGCCCGCGTCTGGCTGGGCGACCGGCTGGCGGGGAGCGCGCCCTTCCGCGGCCGCTCCGCTACGCGCGCGCAGACGGAGATCCCGATGCGCGTGCTCCAGCAGCTCCGCCCCCCGTCGCTGACCGTTGGGATGGAGGGGACGGGACGGCTTTACTACCGCGCCGGCCTCCGCTACGCCCCGCAAGACCTGGTACTCACGCCGATGCAGCGCGGCTTCGCGGTGGAGCGCACCTACGAGGCCGTGGACAGCGCGGGCGACGTTTCGCGCGGCGAGGACGGGATCTGGCGGGTGCGCGCGGGCGCGCGGATCCGCGTGACGGTCACGATGACGGCCCCGTCGCGCCGGCTGCACGTGGCGCTGGTCGATCCGCTCCCGGCCGGGTGGGAGCCGGTGAACAACGAGCTGCTCGGCGCCCAGCCGCAGGGCCGCGGCGATGAGGGCCCGGTGCGGCCGATGGGTCCGGTGGAGCGCGCGCTGATGACGGGCCGTGGCTACTGGGGCGGGAGCTGGTGGGAGCACCAGAACCTGCGCGACGATCGGGCGGAGGCGTTCACGTCGCTGCTGCCGGCGGGGGTGTACACCTACACGTACGTGGCTCGCGCCACCACCCCGGGCCTGTTCATCGTCCCGCCCCCGCGCGCCGAGGAGATGTACTCGCCGGAGACGTTCGGGCGCGGGGGGACGGACCGGGTGATCGTGCGGTAGGGCGCGGGGCCCCTCCCCCGCTCGTCACCTCGCTGCCCCTCCCCCAACCCCGGGGGAGGGGCGGTTGGCGTGTATGGGTGCCGGTTGCGGGGGTCGGCGCACCGGTGGGCACGGGCAGCCACGTGGGGCGGCCCCTACGGGGATCGGTGTACGGAGTCGGAATCCCGGTGGGGGCGAGGGTGGGCAGACACGCAGGTCTGCCCCTACGGGATCTCGTGTGCGGGGACGGGCGGCGGAGCGGCGCCGGGCACGGGCGCGATGAATCGCGCCCCTACCAGATCTGCGCAGCGCACACGTTGTTCTCCCCCTCACCCGCCCTGCGCCCCCGCAGGCGGGGGAGGGGGCCGGGGGGGAGGGGGCCCTCCGCGCGGCGCAAACCCCGGTCGAAGCACACCCGAGCCCCCTCTCTCGATAACGGCGAGGGCGGAGCCCTCTCCTGTTATCGGGAGAGGGGGCAGCGAGGAACGAGCGGGGGTGAGGGCCCCCGGCGCGCCCCTTGCCACCACGAATCGGCGGGGAACCGTGTACCGCGTTCGAAGGGGGTGAGGACGTGCAGAACGACGCGCAGAGCAGCGCCGGCAGGCTCAAGCGGCTGGATGGGCTGGCGTACCTGCTGGACAACTCCATCCCCATCCCCGGAACCGGGGCGCGGGTGGGGATCGACGCGCTGATCGGCCTCGTCCCCGGCATCGGCGACGTGGCGGGGACGGCGATGTCCGCCTACATCGTGATGCAGGCGGCACGGATGGGCGCGCCCGCGTCCGTCGTCGCACGGATGGTGCTCAACGTGGGCGTCGAGACCGTCGTCGGCACCATTCCATTTCTGGGCGACCTGTTCGACGCGGGGTGGAAGGCCAACGCGCGCAACATCAAGCTGCTGCGCGCCGTGGTGGACCAGCCCGGCGTGGCGCGCAGGTCGAGCCGCGCGGTGGTGTTCGGCACCGGGCTGGCGCTGCTGCTCATCCTGGTCGCGATCGGGGTGGTGGCGTTCGCGGTGGTGCGCGCGATGTGGTACTGGCTGACGGGCCCCGGCGGACCCGGACTGGTGTGATGCACGGAGGGCCCCACGTCGCCGCGGGGCCCTCCGTTCGTGCACGTGCGGCTCAGAAGTCGCGCGAGCTGGCTTCGGCGGAGGTGCCGGTGGTGCCGCTGGGGTCCTGGCCCAGCACGATGCCGCCGTTCTCGGTGCGGCCCGGGGCAGGCTGCTCGCCCTCGGCGCCGGCGGCCGCGAAGCCGCTGGCGTCGCCGTAGCTGCCGTCTTGCGGATCGGGGGCGGTGCGGGCCTGGCGCTCGCCGCGCTCCACTTCGTTGCCGCCGACGTCCGAGCCGGCGCCGGCCATCCCTTCGCGGCTCACCATGTCGTCCTGGTCCGCGAGGCGCTCGCCCTCGCTGCGGCCGCCGGTGGAGTCGTCCATCTGGCGCTCGGCCATGCCGGGGTTGCTGCTTTCGTTGTTGCGGTCCATGTGTCCTCGCTTGCGTGTGCGGGTCGCTGACTGGACCGGGGTCGGCTGGCAATTCGCATTCCCGCAGGGGGGCTCACGCGGAGGCGCGGAGACGCGGAAGAGAACTGGCAGAGGAAGAAGATGAGCTCGATCGAGATACGGGCGGCGGGGGTGGAGGACGTGCCGCTGATCCTCCACTTCATCCGGCGGTTGGCGGAGTACGAGCGGCTGGCGCACGAGGTGGTCGCGACCGAGGAGGGGCTGCGCGAGGGGCTCTTTGGCGCGCGGCCGGGGGCGGAGGTGGTGATCGCGGAGTGGGAGGGGACGCCGGCGGGGTTCGCGCTCTTCTTCCACAACTTCTCCACCTTTCTGGGCCGGCCCGGCTTGTACCTGGAGGACCTGTTCGTGGAGCCGGAGCACCGCGGGCGTGGGATCGGGAGGGCGCTGCTGGCCCACCTGGCGCGGCTCGCCGTGGAGCGCGGGTGCGGAAGGCTGGAGTGGTGGGTGCTCGACTGGAACGAGGACGCCATCCGCTTCTACCGCTCCCTGGGCGCGGTGTCCATGGACGACTGGACCGTGTACCGCGTGACCGGCGACCCCCTGCGTACGCTGGCGGAGCGGTAGGAAGCGCGGAGGAAGCCACAGAGAAAGCTTTTCTGTCCGCGCGGTCAGCCGGCCCCGGATTGGCATCCGGGGCCGATCCGGTGTATCTATATACTCTGGCAACCGATAGCTGACCCCGAAACGAGCATCGACCCGTGGCAGTGGACACCAGCGAGTGGAAGGCGCGCGCACGAGCCGGCTGGCAGCGGCTGCGTTTGGCGTGGCGCAACCGGCAGGAGCGCAAGATCGTCATCGGCCTGGGGCTGGTGACGATGGCGTCGTGCGGCACCGGCGGCGTGGTGGCCGCATGGACGCGCGCCTGCACCGGCACCTGCCCCAGCGCGGACCAGGTGGCCGACTTCGCGCCGCGCCAGGCGAGCCAGGTGCTCGACTCGCGCGGCGCACCGCTGGGTACGTTCTACCGCGAGCGGCGCACCGTCGTGCCGATCAAGTCGCTCCCGCGCTACGTGCCGCTGGCGTTCGTCTCCATCGAGGACGCGCGCTTCTACCACCACGAGGGGGTGGACCCCATGCGCGTGGTGGGGGCGATCCGCGACAACGTCCTGGGCGGCTTCGGGGCCACGGGCGGAAGCACCATCACCATGCAGCTCGCCCGCAACCTCTTTCCCCAGCAGCTGCCGGCGGGCGAGAAGAGCATGCGGCGCAAGATCGCCGAGGCCAAGCTGGCGCTGGAGATGGAGCGGAAGCTCTCCAAGGACCGCATCCTGGAGCTGTACCTCAACCACATCTACCTGGGAGCGGGGGCGTACGGCATAGAGGCGGCGGCGCGCACCTACTTCGGCAAGCCGGCGGCGAAGCTCACCCTGCTGGAGGCGGCCACGCTGGCCGGGCTTCCGCAGGCGCCCAGCGCGTACAACCCGCGCGAGCACCCCCAGCGCGCGGAGAAGCGGCGCAACCGCGTGCTGGAGATGATGAGGCAGGAGGGTGTCATCACCGCCGCGCTCGCCGCCGAGCTCCAGCGGCACCCGGTGACGGTGGCGCCCCCCACCAACGCCATCCGCTCGCCGTACTTCGTGGAGGCGGTGCGGCGCGAGCTGGAGCCGCGCTTCGGCGAGCTGCTGTACACGGGCGGGCTGCGCATCTACACCGCGCTCGACCCCGTGCTGCAGGAGACGGCGGAGCAGTCGCTGGAGGCGCAGCTCAAGGCGATCGAGGCGGGGACGTACGGCGGGTACGCGCACCCCACCTACGAGCGCTTTACGGCGGGGCTCAAGCCGGACCAGGCGGTGCGCCACACGCCGTACCTGCAGGGGGTGGCGGTGGTGATGGACCCCAACACCGGCGCCGTGATGGCGATGGTGGGCGGGCGCGACTTCAAGCAGTCGCAGTTCAACCGCGCCATCCAGGCGCTCCGCCAGCCGGGCTCCGTCTTCAAGCCCTTCGTCTACGCCGCCGACCTGGAGCGGGGGCGCTCGCCCCTCTTCGCCGTGTCTGACGGGCCGCTGACGGTGGGCACCTGGAGCCCCAAGAACTACGACGGGCGCTACGGCGGATACATGACGCTGCGCTCCGCCCTGCGCAACTCGCGCAATCTGGCCACCATCCGGGTGGGGCGCGACGCGGGCTTCGAGCGGGTCAAGGACCTGGCGCGGCGCGCGGGGATCAGCACGCCCATCCCCGGCTTCCCGTCGGTGTACATCGGCGCGGCGGCGGTGTACCCCATCGACCTCATCTCCGCGTACGCCGCGTTCGGCAACGGCGGCTACCGCGTGGAGCCGCGCTACGTCACCCGCGTGGAAGACCACCAGGGGAAGCTCCTCTGGCAGCCCCCCGCGCCCACGCGCCGCACGGTGGACCCGGCGGTGGGGTGGATCATCACCGACATGATGCGCGAGGTGGTGGACCGCGGCACCGGCTACGGCGTGCGCGACCCCGAGGTCGGGGGGATCTCGTACGACATCCCCATCGCCGGAAAGACGGGGACGACCAACTCCGCAACAGACGTGTGGTTCGTGGGGTACACCCCCGAGCTGCTGACCGGCGTCTGGCTGGGGCTGGACAATCCGCAGACGATCCTCACCGGGAGCGGGGGCACGGGGGGAACGCTGGCGGTGCCGGTGTGGGCGCGGATTATGCGAAAAGCGTACGAAACACGCCGCCCACCTCCGGAATGGCCCCGCCCGCGCAGCGTGGTGGCGCGCCGGGTGAGCGGCGGGCGCGTGCTTACGGCGGACTGCCCCTACGGCGGCGGAACCATCGACTACTTCGCTGCCCGGTACGCACCCCCGGCGAGCTGCGAGGCGCCCGCGGTGCGCACCGAGACCTTTGTCGATCCGACGCCGGAGCTTCCCGGCCGTCCCGTCTTCCCCGGCCAGCCACGCGTGCCGCGGCCGGAAGACTTCATCAAGCCCCAGCCCGCGCAGCCGGAGAAGCGTCCATGAGCTGAGCCGCGGCCGGCGGGGAACCCGAGACGAGAATGAACCCGAAGCTCAAGATCGCGCTCCTCGCCATCCTCGCAATCTCCGTGGTCGGCTTCGGCTGGCTCTGGTTTGCGCCCTGCGGCATGGGCGGCTGCGCACCCGTCAGCGAGCTGGAGCAGTGCCAGGCCGAGGGCTCCGAGCTGCTGGACGCGGACGGCAAGCCCTTCGGCAACCTCTCCAGCGCCAACCGGCGCGTCGTCCCCATCGACTCGGTTCCCGAGTACCTTCCGCAGGCCTTCGTCGCCATCGAGGACCGGCGCTTCTACGACCACGGCGGCGTGGACTGGAAGCGCTTCGGCGGCGCGCTCTTCGCCAACGTCAAGCGCGGCGGCGTGTCGGAGGGCGGCAGCACCATCACCATGCAGCTCGCGCGCAACCTCTTTCCCAAGGCGCTTCCGTACACCGAGCGCTCCATCCGCCGCAAGGTGATGGAGATCCGCGTGGCGCGGCAGATCGAGCGGGCGTTCGGCAAGAAGAAGATCCTCGAGCTGTACATCAACCACATCTACATGGGCGAGGGGGCGTACGGGGTGGAGGCGGCCGCGCGCACCTACTTCGGCAAGCCCGCCGCGCAGCTCACCCTGGCCGAGGCCGCCACCATCGGCGGGCTGGGGCAGCTCCCCTCGCGGCGCAACCCGCGCGAGGACAAGGACGCGGCGCGCACCCGGCGCAACACCGTGCTGCGCGCCATGGCCGACGCCGGCTACGTCTCCCGCGCGGACGCCGAGGCGGCGATGAAGGAGCCGATGCGGGTGTCGCGCCCCGGCAAGGACACGCGGCAGCGAGGCTCGTACTACGTGGAGCGGGTGCGGCGTGAGCTGGAGGACCGGGTGGGCGAGCGCTTCTACACGGCGGGCCTGCGCGTCTACACCGCCTACGACCCCGTCGCCCAGGCCGCCGCGGAGAGCGAGGTGGCGCGCCAGGCCGCGGCCATCGAGTCGGGCGCCTTCGGCAGCTTCAACCATCCCAAGTACACGCGCGGCAAGGAGAGCACCGACGCCTCCGGCACCCCGTACCTGCAGGGCGCGGCGGTGGTGATGGACGCGCGCAACGGCGAGGTGCGGGCGCTGGTGGGCGGGCGCGACTACGAGGACTCCAATTACGACCGCATCTTTCAGGCGCTGCGCCAGCCCGGCTCGGCGTTCAAGCCGTTCGTGTACCTGGCCGCGATCGGGCAGGGAGTGCCCGCCACGCAGAAGTTCGACGACGCGCCGCTCCAGGTGCGGCTGTCGCGCGGCAGCACGTGGAGCCCGCGCAACTACACGGGCACCTTCGACGGCCCCATCACCGTGCGCGACGCG from Longimicrobium sp. includes these protein-coding regions:
- the lpdA gene encoding dihydrolipoyl dehydrogenase, whose protein sequence is MADTSFDIVVIGAGPGGYVAAIKAAQLGYKTACVEEDALGGICLNWGCIPTKALLESAAMITHLGHAQEFGVTVGEIKTDLAQAVKRSRQVSERLVKGIGFLFKKNKITHLPGRGRLAGGGKVEVTAKDGSKSTVAAKHIIIATGSKPRDLPFLRIDHDRVWDSTDAMIPQSPPKTLAVIGAGAIGMEFADVHSAFGTQITIIEAADRVLPLEDKDVSAVVEKAYRKRGMTILTGAKLEKADIGKDGVTLTVKTAKGETQTIQAERVLSAIGRVPLTEDIGLEKAGVKLTDRGFIEVDRQLRTNVEGIYAIGDVAGPPLLAHKGSHEGVACVEAIHGDKHAGIDYSNIPNCTYCHPEVASVGLTEAQAREKGHDVEIGSFPWSANGRALTAGDSEGFVKVIRDKKYGEILGAHLVGPHATELIAEFVVGRHLEATMEEMDRAMHPHPTLSEAVAEAALASMGHALHI